CGTCACGCTCTGGCCGTTGACCGAACAACTTGACGAAGCCGCCGCCAAGCGACGCATTGGCGTCGGCCTGACCGGTCTTGGCGACACGCTCGTCATGCTGGGCCTTCGCTATGACGGGCAGGAAGGCCGCGATTTCGCCGCGCGTGTCGCGCGCCTGATGCGCGACGAGGCGTATCGCGCGTCGGTCGAACTCGCGCGTGAGCGTGGCGCATTCCCGCACTTCGACGCGGCCGGCTATCTGGAAGAAGGCACGTTCGCATCGCGCCTGCCCGACGACATCAAGGATGCGATTCGTCGTCACGGCATCCGTAACAGCCATCTGCTGTCGATCGCGCCGACCGGCACCGTGAGCCTCGCGTTCGCGGACAATGCTTCGAACGGCATCGAGCCGGCGTTTTCCTGGACCTATACGCGGATGAAGATCATGGCGGACGGCAGCCGCCAGTCGTTCGCCGTCGAAGATCACGCGTGGCGTCTCTATCGGGAACTGGGCGGCAATATCGATGCCCTGCCCGGTTACTTCGTCAGCGCGCTGGAAATGTCCGCACGCGACCATCTGGAAATGATGGCGGCCGTGCAGCCCTTCGTCGATACCTCGATTTCGAAGACGGTTAACGTCCCCGCCGATTATCCGTTTGCGGATTTCGAAGGCCTGTATTTCGACGCATGGAAAAGAGGCCTGAAGGGCCTCGCGACCTACCGGCCCAACGATACGCTAGGCGCGGTGCTAAGCGTTTCCCCTGCTGAGCCCGACGAATCGCTCGGCGCGGGTGATCTCGACCCGTTGAGGGTCGCCATCGATCATCGCCCCAGGGGCGAACTGCCGGCGATCATCGAAAAGGTCGAATATCTCACGCAGGCGGGCAAGAAGTCGCTGTACGTCGCCGTGTCGTTCATCGAGGTCACCGGGCGCGTGGGCGGCAAGGAAGTCACGATCGAGCGGCCAATCGAATTCTTTATTCCCGCCGGGCAACGCGACGAATCCCAGCAATGGATCACCGCCACCATGCGTTCGCTGTCACTCGCCGCGCGTGGCGGTTTCGTCGCACGCAATCTGCAGGATCTGCGCAAGGTGTCGTGGGATCGTGGCCAGGTGAGGCTCGGCGAGGTACAGCGGCTTGACGGCCATCGCACGCCGCGCTGGCATGATTCCGAAGTCGCGGCATTGAGTTACGCGATCCAGCAGATCCTCCACCGGCGCGGCTTTCTCGATTCCGAAGGCAACCAGGTGCCGTCGCGCCTGCTGGCCCGGCTGCCTCGCGGGCTGATGACGGAGGCGGGCCGAACATCCTCGCGGCCGAATGATGCAGGCGACGACGGGTCTTTGCAGGAACATGCCGCACCGGCGGTGGCGCCGACGATGCTGGGCCGGAAATGCGACACGTGCGGAGCAAATGCGGTCATTAGAAAAGACGGCTGCGACTTCTGCACCGCATGCGGAGAAATCGGCGCATGCGGCTAGGCGATGGTTGCCCGAGGGTTACGTGATGGTTGCCCACTGGCGGCCCGATAGGCGCAAGCACCGGACCGCCGTCAGCGCAACGCTGCGCGACGGCGGCCCGCACCGCATCAAGCGGCCTTTTGCAGCAACCCGTGCGGATCGATGACGAACTTGCGCGGTGCGCCGCCGTCGAATTGCCG
The DNA window shown above is from Paraburkholderia sp. BL10I2N1 and carries:
- a CDS encoding adenosylcobalamin-dependent ribonucleoside-diphosphate reductase, translating into MAENDPKLSIAPQQFSTEVMLEKYAKGDEQTVDDVYRRVARGVAMAEPEALRETIEARFFENFQHGALGAGRIMSAAGSGIAATLINCFVQPVGDSIQGVDEAGLPGIYVALLQAAETMRRGGGVGYNFSAIRPKGARVHTTSSSASGPCSYIDVFDASCRTVESAGARRGAQMAVLDCDHPDLLEFIEAKHSKGRWNNFNVSVAVSDEFMRAVEQDQPWQLVHRAEPSPALRAAGDLRQREDGYWIYVEKPARAIWDTIMRSTYDVAEPGVVFVSRMNEDNNLRAIETIRATNPCGEQPLPAYGCCNLGPLNLTRFVLDPFAQMHGGKPSFDWDGLAARTRTQVRFLDDVLDVTLWPLTEQLDEAAAKRRIGVGLTGLGDTLVMLGLRYDGQEGRDFAARVARLMRDEAYRASVELARERGAFPHFDAAGYLEEGTFASRLPDDIKDAIRRHGIRNSHLLSIAPTGTVSLAFADNASNGIEPAFSWTYTRMKIMADGSRQSFAVEDHAWRLYRELGGNIDALPGYFVSALEMSARDHLEMMAAVQPFVDTSISKTVNVPADYPFADFEGLYFDAWKRGLKGLATYRPNDTLGAVLSVSPAEPDESLGAGDLDPLRVAIDHRPRGELPAIIEKVEYLTQAGKKSLYVAVSFIEVTGRVGGKEVTIERPIEFFIPAGQRDESQQWITATMRSLSLAARGGFVARNLQDLRKVSWDRGQVRLGEVQRLDGHRTPRWHDSEVAALSYAIQQILHRRGFLDSEGNQVPSRLLARLPRGLMTEAGRTSSRPNDAGDDGSLQEHAAPAVAPTMLGRKCDTCGANAVIRKDGCDFCTACGEIGACG